CCTCGAAGTCATGGGCTTCACCGGTGACACTCATAAAACCACCCATACCCTGAATGATGAAGTCATATCCAGGGCGATGGGCATATGGTCCGGTTTGACCAAAGCCTGTAATGGAGCAATAGACCAAATCAGCCTTAACTTTCTTTAGGCTTTCATAGTCCAGCCCATATTTGGCTAGATCGCCGACTTTGTAGTTTTCGATTACGACATCGGATTCGGCGGCTAGCTGGCGGATCAATTCCTGACCCTCAGGCTTGGCGATATCAACCGTAATAGAGCGTTTATTACGGTTGATGCAAATAAAATAGGCAGATTCGTCGGTATCCTTGCCATTGATGTCTTTGGCAAAGGGAGGGCCCCAGTGACGGGTATCGTCCCCAACGCCTGGCCTCTCAACTTTAATGACATCCGCACCCAAATCCGCTAGATTTTGTGCGCACCAAGGACCTGCCAGCACTCGGCTGAGGTCTAAAACACGAATATGACTTAAGGCTCCCATGCCCCAATTTTGGCATGGATGACAGGGGAATAACCGAAAATTTCAGCTTTGGGCTCAGACATGACTACAATTTGCGCGCATGGCTACCCGTAAAACTTCCGAATACAGCGAATCGTCGATTCAGGTCCTAAAAGGACTGGAACCAGTCCGTCAACGGCCTGGTATGTACACCCGCACCGATAACCCTTTGCACATCATTCAGGAGGTGCTTGATAACGCATCCGATGAAGCATTAGGCGGTTTTGGTAAGCAAATTATTGTGACTATGCATACCGATGGCAGCGTCAGTGTCGAGGATGATGGTCGAGGCATTCCAGTTGGAATGCATCCAACCGAGAAGTTGCCCGTAGTTGAAATCGTATTTACGCAATTACATGCTGGCGGTAAATTTGAAAAAGGTACTGGCGGCGCCTATGCATTCTCGGGTGGTTTGCATGGTGTTGGTGTCTCTGTAACCAATGCGCTTTCCAAAAGATTGGAAGTAACAGTCTGGCGTGATGGCCAAGTTTCTACCTTGACCTTTGCCGATGGCAAGGTGATTGAAAAGCTCAAATCTAAACCTTCTTCCAAGGAAGAGAAGTCTCACGGCACACGCGTTCGCGCTTGGCCGGATGGCAAGTATTTTGATAGTTCAGCAATTCCAATGCCTGAACTCATTCGTCTCTTGCGCTCTAAAGCAGTGTTGTTGCCAGGCGTTAAGGTGACTCTGATTCAAGAAAAATCAGGCGACACCCAAACTTGGCAATACGCTCAAGGCTTGCGTGGTTATTTAAACGAGGCGATGGCCCAGGCTGGTCATGGCGCAGAAGTAATTCCACCATTTGAAGGTGAGCAATACGCGACAGGCACTGGCGATGATGATTCTTTCGCCGAGGGCGAGGGCGCGGCTTGGGTAGTTTGTTGGACTGAAGATGGAGCACCGGTTCGCGAAAGTTACGTGAACTTGATTCCGACTCCTGCGGGCGGCACACACGAAAGCGGTTTGCGTGAAGGTCTCTTTAATGCAGTCAAGGGCTTCATAGAGATGCATGCATTGCAACCAAAAGGCGTGAAGTTGATGCCTGAAGACGTTTTTGCACGCGCCTCATTTATTTTGTCTGCCAAGGTATTGGATCCTCAGTTCCAAGGTCAGATTAAAGAGCGCTTAAATTCTCGTGATGCTGTGCGTCTCGTTTCTGGCTATGTGAAATCAGCACTGGAACTTTGGTTAAACCAGCACGTTGACTATGGTCGCAAGTTAGCCGACTTGGTCATCAAGCAGGCGCAAGCAAGAACTCGCGCCGGCCAAAAGGTAGAGAAGAAGAAGTCTTCTGGTGTGGCGGTATTGCCAGGCAAGCTAACTGATTGCGAAAGCGAAGATATCGCCATGAATGAAATCTTCCTAGTGGAGGGTGATTCAGCAGGTGGTTCAGCCAAAATGGGTCGCAATAAGGAATATCAAGCGATTCTCCCATTGCGCGGCAAGGTATTAAATACTTGGGAAGCAGAGCGCGATCGCTTGTTTGCCAATAATGAAGTTCATGACATTGCGGTAGCGATTGGCGTTGATCCTCATGGCGCAAATGACAATCCTGATTTATCTAACCTCCGTTATGGCAAGGTCTGCATCTTGTCTGATGCTGACGTGGATGGCGCGCACATTCAAGTACTGCTGCTAACACTTTTCTATAAACATTTCCCTAAACTCATCGAGTTAGGTCATGTACATATTTCAAGACCACCTCTATTTAGAGTGGACGCCCCAGCACGCGGCAAGAAGCCTGCTCAAAAGATCTATGCATTAGATGCTAGTGAATTGCAGGCTATTGAAGATAAATTGCGCAAGGATGGCGTTAAAGAAACGGCCTGGCAAATCTCCCGCTTTAAGGGCTTGGGAGAGATGAGTGCAGAGCAATTGTGGGACACCACATTAAATCCGGATACACGGCGTTTATTGCCTGTAACTTTAGGCACATGGACAGAAGATGAAACGTTTAAGACCATGGATATGTTGATGGGTAAATCAGAATCTGGAGCACGTCGCGATTGGCTTGAAGAGCGTGGCAATGAAGTAGAGGCGGATATTTAATGGCTACTAAAAAAACTCCAGGTAAGAATGATCCAGCGGATCAGGCGGACTTGTTTTCCAATCCCGTAGAGATGGATATTGTTGAAGTCGATGAGGTTCCAGCGGTGGCAGCTAGCTCTAGCGGCGGTTCTGGTACTCATGATCCAAAGACGGTTGAGTTAAATGAAGATGGTAAAGATAGCCTGACTTTGGCTGTCTATGCTGAGCGTGCTTACCTTGATTACGCCATCAGCGTTGTTAAGGGCCGTGCATTGCCGGATGTGGCCGATGGTCAAAAACCAGTTCAACGTCGTATTTTGTTCTCGATGAGCGAGATGGGTTTGCGTGCAGACGCTAAGCCCGTGAAGAGTGCCCGTGTTGTTGGTGACGTGCTCGGTAAGTTTCACCCACATGGTGACCAATCTGCATATGACGCATTAGTACGTCTAGCCCAAAGCTTCTCCTTGCGCTATCCATTAATTGATGGTCAGGGTAACTTTGGCTCACGTGATGGCGATGGCGCAGCAGCAATGCGTTATACCGAGGCACGTTTAACCAAGATCGCCAGCCTGCTTCTAAGTGAAATCGATGAAGGTACGGTTGATTTTGCGCCGAACTATGACGGTTCATTCCAAGAGCCTAAGCTTTTGCCTGCACGCTTACCATTTGTACTGCTTAATGGTGCATCAGGCATTGCGGTTGGTATGGCCACGGAAATTCCTTCGCATAATTTACGCGAGGTAGCTACTGCTGCCATTGCTTTAATGAAGTCTCCGAAGATGAGCACTTCAGAGCTATTGGAAATCATGCCTGGTCCCGACTATCCAGGTGGCGGGCAGATTATTTCTTCTGCGGCGGAAATTGCGCAGATTTACGAAGCAGGCCGAGGCAGCATTAAAGTACGTGCACGTTGGTCTGTTGAAGAATTGGCTCGTGGCCAATGGCAGGTTGTAGTCAATGAGTTGCCACCAGCGACATCTTCTCAGCGTGTCTTGCAAGAGATTGAAGAGATCACCAATCCGAAGGTTAAGGTTGGTAAGAAGACTTTAACTCCTGAGCAAAATAATCTGAAGTCCACCATCTTGAATGTGCTTGATGGTGTACGCGATGAATCCAGCAAAGATGCTGCAGTACGTTTGGTATTTGAGCCTAAGAGCAAGAATATTGACGTCAACGAGTTTGTAAATCTATTACTTGCGCATACATCATTAGAGTCAAACGCCCCAATGAACTTGGTGATGATCGGCAATGATGGTCGCCCACGTCAAAAGGGTCTCAAAGAAATTCTGACTGAGTGGATTGCATTTAGGGTTGCTACCGTTACCCGCAGAACTCAGCATCGCTTGGGCAAAGTAAAAGACCGTATGCATATCTTGGAAGGGCGCTTAACCGTTCTTCTCAATATCGATAAGGTTATTAAGATCATTCGCAATAGCGATGAGCCTAAGGCGGACTTAATTAAAGAGTTCAAGCTCACAGACCGTCAAGCTGAAGATATCTTGGATATCCGCTTGCGTCAGTTAGCGCGCTTGGAGGGCATCAAGATTGAGCAAGAGCTCAAAGAGCTAAAAGCTGAGCGCGATGATTTAGAGGGCTTATTGCAAAGCGATGCTGTTTTACGTAAGCGCATCATTAAAGAAATCGAATCCGATATGAAGGACTTTGGCGATGATCGTCGCACCCTCATTCAGGAAGATAAACGCGCTGTTGCTGAAACTAAAGTGATTGACGAGCCTGTTACTGTGATCGTCTCCCAAAAGGGTTGGGTACGTGTTCGTCAAGGACATGAGCATGACGCAACCCAGTTTGGCTTTAAAGCGGGTGATGCTTTGTACGCCACCTTTGAAGTTAGAACCGTGGATGTAATCCAAGGCTTTGGTAGTGATGGCCGGGTCTATACAGTTCCTGTTAGCGAGCTGCCTGGCGCTAGGGGTGATGGATCACCCTTAACCAGCTTTGTGAACTTGGCAGCAGGCTCGCAAATGGTTGCCTACTATGCTGGTCAGGCAGATGATTTGGTATTGCTATCTACTAAGGCTGGTTATGGCTTCTTGGCCAATGTGGCAGATATGAGTACTCGTAATAAGGCGGGTAAATCATTCTTAAGCGTGGATGCCAAGGTTCCTGGAGATGCTCCATTAGGTGCAGCTAAGGTTAAGGCAGGCATGAAGCAAGTCGCGTGCTTATCTGAAGCTTCTAAGTTATTGGTCTTCCCGTTAGATGAGCTCAAGCGTTTGCCTACAGGCGGCAAGGGCGTCATCTTGATGGGTCTAGACGACAAAGAGTTCTTGGCTTCCGCTATTGCAGTTGGTCCAGATGGTGCTACGTATTCTGGCGCCGGACGAGCTGGTAAGCCAACTGAATTGAGTTTGGATGCAAAGACTCTGAAATCATTTGCTGGTAACCGCGCACGCAAAGGCCACTTTGTAGAGCCACGCCTAAAAGACGGCAAGCTCAAAGCAAATTAATTTTTATATTTTCTTTGGCACAGCAATACCGTATTTAACGGCAATCACTTCCGCCAGAATCGATACCGCGATCTCTGGTGGGGTGAGCGCCCCAATATAAAGGCCCACGGGGCCATGCAGCCCGTCTACTTGCGCTTGGTTTAAGTCAAACTCTAGCAAACGCTCTTTGCGTTTCTGGGTATTTTTACGACTTCCTAGTGCGCCCACATAAAAAGCAGGCGATCTCAGTGCTTCCATCAGCGCCATGTCATCCAGCTTAGGGTCATGCGTTAAGGCAACCACTGCAGTGTGGGAGTCCACGCCAATTTCAAGCAAGACATCATCTGGCATGCCTTTTGAAAAGGTAATGTCAGTACGATTAAGGCCCTCAGCGTACTCTTCGCGAGGATCAATCACGATAACCTCAAAGTCGGAGGCAAGCGCAAAATCTGCTGTGTACAAAGAAAGTTGTCCGGCACCAATAATGACCATGCGCCAACGTGGACCATAGGTCGTTTGCATGGCTTGCTCAGTACAAGCGAACTCATCGCTACGATCGCCAGGAGTAAGTGTTGATATCCCAGTTTCTAAATTGACGCTCCGACGTGTAATTTGATGGGATGAAATGTTCTCCAGTAATTTTTCCAAAACGGCTAACT
The window above is part of the Polynucleobacter sp. AP-Kolm-20A-A1 genome. Proteins encoded here:
- a CDS encoding DNA topoisomerase IV subunit B, which produces MATRKTSEYSESSIQVLKGLEPVRQRPGMYTRTDNPLHIIQEVLDNASDEALGGFGKQIIVTMHTDGSVSVEDDGRGIPVGMHPTEKLPVVEIVFTQLHAGGKFEKGTGGAYAFSGGLHGVGVSVTNALSKRLEVTVWRDGQVSTLTFADGKVIEKLKSKPSSKEEKSHGTRVRAWPDGKYFDSSAIPMPELIRLLRSKAVLLPGVKVTLIQEKSGDTQTWQYAQGLRGYLNEAMAQAGHGAEVIPPFEGEQYATGTGDDDSFAEGEGAAWVVCWTEDGAPVRESYVNLIPTPAGGTHESGLREGLFNAVKGFIEMHALQPKGVKLMPEDVFARASFILSAKVLDPQFQGQIKERLNSRDAVRLVSGYVKSALELWLNQHVDYGRKLADLVIKQAQARTRAGQKVEKKKSSGVAVLPGKLTDCESEDIAMNEIFLVEGDSAGGSAKMGRNKEYQAILPLRGKVLNTWEAERDRLFANNEVHDIAVAIGVDPHGANDNPDLSNLRYGKVCILSDADVDGAHIQVLLLTLFYKHFPKLIELGHVHISRPPLFRVDAPARGKKPAQKIYALDASELQAIEDKLRKDGVKETAWQISRFKGLGEMSAEQLWDTTLNPDTRRLLPVTLGTWTEDETFKTMDMLMGKSESGARRDWLEERGNEVEADI
- the parC gene encoding DNA topoisomerase IV subunit A, which gives rise to MDIVEVDEVPAVAASSSGGSGTHDPKTVELNEDGKDSLTLAVYAERAYLDYAISVVKGRALPDVADGQKPVQRRILFSMSEMGLRADAKPVKSARVVGDVLGKFHPHGDQSAYDALVRLAQSFSLRYPLIDGQGNFGSRDGDGAAAMRYTEARLTKIASLLLSEIDEGTVDFAPNYDGSFQEPKLLPARLPFVLLNGASGIAVGMATEIPSHNLREVATAAIALMKSPKMSTSELLEIMPGPDYPGGGQIISSAAEIAQIYEAGRGSIKVRARWSVEELARGQWQVVVNELPPATSSQRVLQEIEEITNPKVKVGKKTLTPEQNNLKSTILNVLDGVRDESSKDAAVRLVFEPKSKNIDVNEFVNLLLAHTSLESNAPMNLVMIGNDGRPRQKGLKEILTEWIAFRVATVTRRTQHRLGKVKDRMHILEGRLTVLLNIDKVIKIIRNSDEPKADLIKEFKLTDRQAEDILDIRLRQLARLEGIKIEQELKELKAERDDLEGLLQSDAVLRKRIIKEIESDMKDFGDDRRTLIQEDKRAVAETKVIDEPVTVIVSQKGWVRVRQGHEHDATQFGFKAGDALYATFEVRTVDVIQGFGSDGRVYTVPVSELPGARGDGSPLTSFVNLAAGSQMVAYYAGQADDLVLLSTKAGYGFLANVADMSTRNKAGKSFLSVDAKVPGDAPLGAAKVKAGMKQVACLSEASKLLVFPLDELKRLPTGGKGVILMGLDDKEFLASAIAVGPDGATYSGAGRAGKPTELSLDAKTLKSFAGNRARKGHFVEPRLKDGKLKAN
- a CDS encoding XdhC family protein, producing the protein MNSTDLSVLKSAVEWLKSGQPVAIATVVQTWGSAPRPVGSWLAIRADGQVAGSVSGGCVEDDLIRRVQTEILTRNTPEMVVYGVTQQEAARFGLPCGGTLRLLVEPKPELAVLEKLLENISSHQITRRSVNLETGISTLTPGDRSDEFACTEQAMQTTYGPRWRMVIIGAGQLSLYTADFALASDFEVIVIDPREEYAEGLNRTDITFSKGMPDDVLLEIGVDSHTAVVALTHDPKLDDMALMEALRSPAFYVGALGSRKNTQKRKERLLEFDLNQAQVDGLHGPVGLYIGALTPPEIAVSILAEVIAVKYGIAVPKKI